In Marmota flaviventris isolate mMarFla1 chromosome 17, mMarFla1.hap1, whole genome shotgun sequence, a single genomic region encodes these proteins:
- the Efnb3 gene encoding ephrin-B3 gives MGAPHSGPGGVRVGALLLLGFLGLVSGLSLEPVYWNSANKRFQAEGGYVLYPQIGDRLDLLCPRARPPGPHSSPNYEFYKLYLVGGAQGRRCEAPPAPNLLLTCDRPDLDLRFTIKFQEYSPNLWGHEFRSHHDYYIIATSDGTREGLESLQGGVCLTRGMKVLLRVGQSPRGGAVPRKPVSEMPMERDRGAAHSLEPGKESMPGDPTSNATSRGAEGPLPPPSMPAVAGAAGGLALLLLGVAGAGGAMCWRRRRAKPSESRHPGPGSFGRGGSLGLGAGGGMGPREAEPGELGIALRGGGAADPPFCPHYEKVSGDYGHPVYIVQDGPPQSPPNIYYKV, from the exons ATGGGGGCCCCCCATTCTGGGCCGGGGGGCGTGCGAGTCGGGGCCCTGCTGCTGCTGGGTTTTTTGGGGCTGGTGTCCGGGCTCAGCCTGGAGCCCGTCTACTGGAACTCGGCGAACAAGAG GTTCCAGGCAGAGGGTGGTTATGTGCTCTACCCTCAGATTGGGGACCGGCTAGACCTGCTCTGCCCCCGGGCCCGACCTCCTGGCCCCCACTCCTCTCCTAATTATGAGTTCTACAAGCTGTACCTGGTAGGGGGTGCCCAGGGTCGGCGCTGCGAGGCACCCCCTGCCCCAAACCTTCTTCTCACTTGCGACCGGCCAGATCTGGATCTCCGCTTCACCATCAAGTTCCAGGAATACAGCCCTAACCTCTGGGGCCATGAGTTTCGCTCGCACCATGATTACTACATAATTG CCACATCAGATGGGACCCGGGAAGGCCTGGAGAGTTTACAGGGAGGTGTGTGCCTAACCAGAGGCATGAAGGTGCTTCTCCGAGTGGGACAAA GTCCCCGAGGAGGGGCTGTTCCCCGAAAACCTGTGTCTGAAATGCCCATGGAGAGAGACCGAGGGGCAGCCCACAGCCTGGAGCCTGGGAAGGAAAGCATGCCAG GTGACCCCACCAGCAATGCAACCTCCCGGGGTGCTGAAggccccctgccccctcccagcaTGCCCGCAGTGGCTGGGGCAGCAGGGGGGCTGGCGCTGCTCTTGCTGGGcgtggcaggggctgggggtgccATGTGTTGGCGGAGACGGCGGGCCAAGCCTTCGGAGAGTCGCCACCCTGGTCCCGGCTCCTTTGGGAGGGGAGGGTCTCTGGGCCTGGGGGCGGGAGGTGGAATGGGACCTCGGGAGGCTGAGCCTGGGGAGCTAGGGATAGCTCTGCGGGGTGGTGGGGCTGCAGATCCCCCCTTTTGTCCCCACTATGAGAAGGTGAGTGGCGACTATGGGCATCCTGTGTACATCGTGCAGGATGGGCCCCCCCAGAGCCCTCCAAACATCTACTACAAGGTATGA
- the Wrap53 gene encoding telomerase Cajal body protein 1 isoform X1, with protein MKTSEEQLLAPDSLPLDQAPACPSLHASPMDKNTDPEFIPPPPGGDDLPQRSPDPVAGSAVSQELGEETPASLSTPLEAEFDTPRELSPQIKKQELDENASSPAEKMSVPELGSEEAMEGVSEEAAPEDEEDTTWNYSFSRIPRFLSGSWSEFSSQPENFLKGCKWAPDGSCILTNSADNILRIYNLPPELYNEGEQVEYTEMAPVLRMMEGDTIYDYCWYSLMSSTQPDTSYVHVSLSVASSSRENPIHIWDAFTGELRASFRAYNHLDELTAAHSLCFSPDGSQLFCGFNRTVRVFSTSRPGRDCEVRATFAKKQGQSGIISCIAFSPAQPLYACGSYGRSLGLYAWDDGSHLALLGGHQGGITHLCFHPDGNRFFSGARKDAELLCWDLRQPGHPLWSLSREVTTNQRIYFDLDPSGQFLASGSTSGAVSVWDISETGKDGSPEPVLSFLPQKDCTNGVSLHPSLPLLATASGQRVFPEPTDSGDEGEQEPDLPLLSFRHVHLECRLQLWWCGGGPDPSIPDDHQDEKGQGGTEGSGSELI; from the exons ATGAAGACGTCGGAGGAGCAACTCTTGGCTCCAGACAGCCTTCCTTTAGACCAGGCCCCTGCCTGTCCCTCTCTCCACGCTTCTCCGATGGATAAAAATACAGACCCTGAATTTATACCACCGCCACCTGGTGGAGATGATCTGCCCCAGAGGTCCCCAGATCCTGTGGCTGGCTCAGCTGTGtcccaggagctgggggaggagaCCCCAGCATCTCTCTCCACTCCCTTGGAAGCAGAGTTTGATACTCCTCGTGAGTTGAGTCCTCAAATCAAGAAGCAAGAACTTGATGAAAATGCTAGCTCTCCTGCAGAAAAAATGAGTGTTCCGGAGTTGGGGTCCGAAGAAGCCATGGAAGGCGTGTCTGAGGAAGCTGCTCCAGAGGATGAGGAAGACAC CACTTGGAACTACAGCTTCTCCCGGATACCTCGGTTTCTCAGTGGTTCCTGGTCTGAGTTTAGCTCCCAACCTGAGAACTTCTTGAAAGGCTGTAAGTG GGCCCCTGATGGTTCCTGCATCTTGACCAATAGTGCTGATAACATCCTGCGGATTTATAACCTGCCCCCAGAGCTGTATAATGAAGGAGAGCAAGTGGAATACACAGAAATG GCCCCTGTCCTTCGAATGATGGAGGGTGATACCATATATGATTACTGCTGGTATTCGCTGATGTCTTCAACCCAACCAGACACCTCCTA TGTCCATGTCTCTCTCAGCGTGGCCAGCAGCAGTCGGGAGAACCCAATTCACATCTGGGATGCATTCACTGGAGAGCTTCGGGCTTCCTTTCGTGCCTACAACCACCTG GATGAGCTGACGGCAGCCCACTCACTCTGCTTCTCCCCGGATGGCTCCCAACTCTTCTGTGGCTTCAATCGGACCGTGCGAGTCTTCTCCACATCCCGACCTGGCCGAGACTGTGAGGTGCGAGCCACATTTG CAAAAAAACAAGGTCAGAGTGGCATCATCTCCTGCATAGCcttcagcccagcccagcccctctaTGCCTGTGGCTCCTATGGCCGCTCCCTGGGCCTGTATGCCTGGGATGATGGCTCTCATCTTGCCTTGCTTGGAGGGCATCAAGGGGGCATCACCCACCTCTGCTTTCACCCTGATGGCAACCGCTTCTTCTCAGGAGCCCGCAAG GATGCTGAGCTCCTCTGCTGGGACCTCCGGCAGCCTGGTCATCCGCTTTGGTCCTTGAGTCGGGAGGTAACCACCAATCAGCGCATCTACTTTGATCTGGACCC GAGCGGCCAGTTCCTAGCAAGTGGCAGCACCAGCGGGGCTGTCTCTGTGTGGGACATCAGTGAGACTGGCAAGGATGGGAGTCCAGAGCCTGTGCTGAGTTTTCTGCCCCAGAAGGACTGCACCAATGGAGTGAG CCTGCACCCTAGCCTGCCTCTGCTGGCCACTGCCTCCGGTCAGCGTGTGTTTCCGGAGCCCACTGACAGTGGGGATGAAGGGGAACAGGAGCCAGACCTCCCTCTGCTCTCCTTTCGACACGTCCACCTGGAATGTCGGCTTCAGCTCTGGTGGTGTGGGGGTGGCCCAGATCCCAGTATCCCTGATGATCACCAGGATGAGAAGGGACAAGGAGGGACCGAGGGAAGTGGGAGTGAACTTatataa
- the Wrap53 gene encoding telomerase Cajal body protein 1 isoform X2: MKTSEEQLLAPDSLPLDQAPACPSLHASPMDKNTDPEFIPPPPGGDDLPQRSPDPVAGSAVSQELGEETPASLSTPLEAEFDTPRELSPQIKKQELDENASSPAEKMSVPELGSEEAMEGVSEEAAPEDEEDTTWNYSFSRIPRFLSGSWSEFSSQPENFLKGCKWAPDGSCILTNSADNILRIYNLPPELYNEGEQVEYTEMAPVLRMMEGDTIYDYCWYSLMSSTQPDTSYVASSSRENPIHIWDAFTGELRASFRAYNHLDELTAAHSLCFSPDGSQLFCGFNRTVRVFSTSRPGRDCEVRATFAKKQGQSGIISCIAFSPAQPLYACGSYGRSLGLYAWDDGSHLALLGGHQGGITHLCFHPDGNRFFSGARKDAELLCWDLRQPGHPLWSLSREVTTNQRIYFDLDPSGQFLASGSTSGAVSVWDISETGKDGSPEPVLSFLPQKDCTNGVSLHPSLPLLATASGQRVFPEPTDSGDEGEQEPDLPLLSFRHVHLECRLQLWWCGGGPDPSIPDDHQDEKGQGGTEGSGSELI, translated from the exons ATGAAGACGTCGGAGGAGCAACTCTTGGCTCCAGACAGCCTTCCTTTAGACCAGGCCCCTGCCTGTCCCTCTCTCCACGCTTCTCCGATGGATAAAAATACAGACCCTGAATTTATACCACCGCCACCTGGTGGAGATGATCTGCCCCAGAGGTCCCCAGATCCTGTGGCTGGCTCAGCTGTGtcccaggagctgggggaggagaCCCCAGCATCTCTCTCCACTCCCTTGGAAGCAGAGTTTGATACTCCTCGTGAGTTGAGTCCTCAAATCAAGAAGCAAGAACTTGATGAAAATGCTAGCTCTCCTGCAGAAAAAATGAGTGTTCCGGAGTTGGGGTCCGAAGAAGCCATGGAAGGCGTGTCTGAGGAAGCTGCTCCAGAGGATGAGGAAGACAC CACTTGGAACTACAGCTTCTCCCGGATACCTCGGTTTCTCAGTGGTTCCTGGTCTGAGTTTAGCTCCCAACCTGAGAACTTCTTGAAAGGCTGTAAGTG GGCCCCTGATGGTTCCTGCATCTTGACCAATAGTGCTGATAACATCCTGCGGATTTATAACCTGCCCCCAGAGCTGTATAATGAAGGAGAGCAAGTGGAATACACAGAAATG GCCCCTGTCCTTCGAATGATGGAGGGTGATACCATATATGATTACTGCTGGTATTCGCTGATGTCTTCAACCCAACCAGACACCTCCTA CGTGGCCAGCAGCAGTCGGGAGAACCCAATTCACATCTGGGATGCATTCACTGGAGAGCTTCGGGCTTCCTTTCGTGCCTACAACCACCTG GATGAGCTGACGGCAGCCCACTCACTCTGCTTCTCCCCGGATGGCTCCCAACTCTTCTGTGGCTTCAATCGGACCGTGCGAGTCTTCTCCACATCCCGACCTGGCCGAGACTGTGAGGTGCGAGCCACATTTG CAAAAAAACAAGGTCAGAGTGGCATCATCTCCTGCATAGCcttcagcccagcccagcccctctaTGCCTGTGGCTCCTATGGCCGCTCCCTGGGCCTGTATGCCTGGGATGATGGCTCTCATCTTGCCTTGCTTGGAGGGCATCAAGGGGGCATCACCCACCTCTGCTTTCACCCTGATGGCAACCGCTTCTTCTCAGGAGCCCGCAAG GATGCTGAGCTCCTCTGCTGGGACCTCCGGCAGCCTGGTCATCCGCTTTGGTCCTTGAGTCGGGAGGTAACCACCAATCAGCGCATCTACTTTGATCTGGACCC GAGCGGCCAGTTCCTAGCAAGTGGCAGCACCAGCGGGGCTGTCTCTGTGTGGGACATCAGTGAGACTGGCAAGGATGGGAGTCCAGAGCCTGTGCTGAGTTTTCTGCCCCAGAAGGACTGCACCAATGGAGTGAG CCTGCACCCTAGCCTGCCTCTGCTGGCCACTGCCTCCGGTCAGCGTGTGTTTCCGGAGCCCACTGACAGTGGGGATGAAGGGGAACAGGAGCCAGACCTCCCTCTGCTCTCCTTTCGACACGTCCACCTGGAATGTCGGCTTCAGCTCTGGTGGTGTGGGGGTGGCCCAGATCCCAGTATCCCTGATGATCACCAGGATGAGAAGGGACAAGGAGGGACCGAGGGAAGTGGGAGTGAACTTatataa